Proteins from a single region of Catenulispora acidiphila DSM 44928:
- a CDS encoding mycothiol transferase produces the protein MTGQDLLVDAFGRVHESVHAAVAGLTLEQLHRRLDGDANPVGWLIWHLARVQDDHVADVAGLEQAWTSQGFDAKFGSPYPAADVGYGQSSGEVGKLNVPSIEVLTAYHDAVHELTVGYVAGLTDDDFDRVVDTRWDPPVTLGVRLISVVSDTMQHVGQAAYVRGILLRDQ, from the coding sequence ATGACAGGTCAAGATCTCCTCGTCGACGCCTTCGGGCGGGTCCACGAGAGCGTCCACGCCGCCGTCGCCGGACTGACTCTGGAACAACTGCACCGCCGCCTCGACGGCGACGCGAACCCGGTCGGCTGGCTCATCTGGCACCTGGCCCGGGTCCAGGACGACCACGTCGCCGACGTCGCAGGGCTGGAACAGGCGTGGACCTCGCAAGGGTTCGACGCCAAGTTCGGCTCGCCGTACCCGGCGGCCGACGTCGGGTACGGACAGTCCTCCGGCGAGGTCGGCAAGCTGAACGTGCCCTCCATCGAAGTGCTGACCGCCTACCACGACGCCGTGCACGAGCTGACCGTCGGCTACGTCGCAGGCCTGACGGACGACGACTTCGACCGCGTCGTCGACACCCGCTGGGACCCGCCGGTGACGCTGGGCGTGCGGCTGATCAGCGTCGTGAGCGACACCATGCAGCACGTCGGGCAGGCCGCCTACGTGCGCGGGATCCTGCTGCGCGACCAGTAG
- a CDS encoding AraC family transcriptional regulator: MSSVYAERRSRRVPGRFVVCAWTRVNLGDGEHRQLVVPDGCSDLTWQGGVVRLVGPDRGAWRAGLAAGAAVAGVRLRAGAARLLLGRMPVDEVRDAQVPLESLTGGVGELTERLAATDSPWAAARVLEDFVAALTPRYEPDGAVEQVVRMLRPGETPQVPALADAVGLSERQLRRRFTEAVGYGPKTLHGILRFQHALDLGRRAEPYGLAAIAHEAGYADQAHFTREVRRLAGMTPTELLGSGG; encoded by the coding sequence ATGAGCTCGGTGTATGCGGAGCGGCGGTCGCGGCGGGTGCCGGGGCGGTTTGTGGTGTGCGCGTGGACTCGGGTGAATCTGGGGGATGGGGAGCATCGGCAGTTGGTGGTGCCCGATGGGTGCTCGGATTTGACGTGGCAGGGCGGCGTTGTGCGGCTCGTCGGGCCGGATCGGGGGGCTTGGCGGGCGGGGTTGGCTGCGGGGGCGGCGGTCGCGGGGGTGCGGTTGCGGGCGGGGGCGGCGCGGTTGCTGCTCGGGCGGATGCCGGTTGACGAGGTCCGGGATGCGCAGGTGCCGTTGGAGTCGCTGACCGGGGGCGTGGGCGAGCTGACCGAGCGGTTGGCGGCGACCGATTCTCCGTGGGCGGCGGCACGGGTGCTGGAGGACTTCGTTGCGGCGCTCACGCCGCGCTATGAGCCCGATGGCGCGGTCGAGCAGGTGGTCAGGATGCTGCGGCCCGGCGAGACGCCGCAGGTTCCGGCGCTCGCCGACGCGGTGGGTCTGTCCGAGCGGCAGCTGCGGCGGCGGTTCACCGAGGCGGTCGGCTACGGGCCGAAGACGCTGCACGGCATCCTACGTTTCCAGCACGCGCTGGACCTGGGCCGCCGCGCCGAGCCGTACGGACTGGCCGCGATCGCGCACGAAGCCGGCTACGCCGACCAGGCGCACTTCACCCGCGAGGTCCGGCGGCTGGCCGGGATGACGCCGACCGAGCTGCTCGGCTCCGGCGGGTAG
- a CDS encoding TIGR03557 family F420-dependent LLM class oxidoreductase, with translation MSAAHIGYAAMLEQFGPIEVTEYSALAEQHGFTGTMAADHFQPWVPQQGNAPFVWNVLTAIGERTGTDLGPGVTCPSFRMHPAMVAQASATLAAMYPDRHWLGLGSGEALNEHIVGGYWPEAPTRVAMMFEAIEVINKLFTGKDVKHAGKYFTLETTRLWTVPATPPPIYIAAAGPYTSRKTGELADGIITPGAAHSKVSGVFENFAAGARKAGKDPDTMPKILQLHLSWAPTDEEALANAVTEWPNGGMKFPKQDIRSPFDFEQMAKLVRPEDFEGRMVISSDPDVHRASIQAFLDLGVDRVYLHNVGRNQAEWIEVFGREVLPKLTR, from the coding sequence GTGAGCGCAGCGCATATCGGTTACGCCGCCATGTTGGAGCAGTTCGGTCCGATCGAGGTCACCGAATACTCGGCGCTGGCCGAGCAGCACGGCTTCACCGGGACCATGGCCGCCGACCACTTCCAGCCGTGGGTGCCGCAGCAGGGGAACGCGCCGTTCGTCTGGAACGTGCTGACCGCCATCGGCGAGCGCACCGGGACCGACCTCGGGCCCGGCGTGACATGCCCCTCGTTCCGGATGCACCCGGCGATGGTGGCGCAGGCCTCGGCGACGCTGGCGGCGATGTATCCCGACCGGCACTGGCTGGGCCTGGGCTCCGGGGAGGCGTTGAACGAGCACATCGTCGGCGGGTACTGGCCCGAGGCGCCGACCCGGGTCGCGATGATGTTCGAGGCCATCGAGGTGATCAACAAGCTGTTCACCGGCAAGGACGTCAAGCACGCCGGCAAGTACTTCACGCTGGAGACCACCCGGCTGTGGACGGTGCCGGCCACGCCGCCGCCGATCTACATCGCCGCCGCCGGCCCGTACACCTCGCGCAAGACCGGCGAGCTGGCCGACGGGATCATCACCCCCGGCGCGGCGCACTCCAAGGTCTCCGGGGTGTTCGAGAACTTCGCCGCCGGCGCGCGCAAGGCCGGCAAGGACCCGGACACCATGCCGAAGATCCTCCAGCTGCACCTGTCCTGGGCGCCGACCGACGAGGAGGCGCTGGCCAACGCGGTGACCGAGTGGCCCAACGGCGGCATGAAGTTCCCCAAGCAGGACATCCGCTCGCCCTTCGACTTCGAGCAGATGGCCAAGCTGGTGCGGCCGGAGGACTTCGAGGGCCGGATGGTCATCTCCTCGGACCCCGACGTGCACCGCGCCTCCATCCAGGCCTTCCTGGACCTCGGCGTGGACCGGGTGTACCTGCACAACGTGGGGCGCAACCAGGCCGAGTGGATCGAGGTGTTCGGGCGCGAGGTGCTGCCGAAGCTGACACGGTAG
- a CDS encoding chaplin: protein MHGFVKKGLLLSLAAGSMMVAGAGAAAAADSAATDGAAADSPGLASGNVAQGAADVPVQVCGDAGAAGAALIDALENRCTTWDNRSSVRGVAANSPGAVSGDVVGGALNAPVQGCGLSGTVAGAQSDAAGNSCDDVRTAASAVGATSNDPGAVSGDVVQASVNTPIQVCGDAVSVGSFNTGAEDNHCVNS from the coding sequence ATGCACGGGTTCGTGAAGAAGGGTCTGCTGCTGTCGCTGGCCGCGGGCTCGATGATGGTCGCCGGCGCCGGTGCGGCCGCCGCGGCCGACTCGGCGGCCACCGACGGCGCCGCCGCCGACAGCCCCGGCCTGGCCTCCGGCAACGTGGCGCAGGGTGCGGCCGACGTGCCGGTGCAGGTGTGCGGCGACGCCGGGGCGGCGGGCGCGGCGTTGATCGACGCTCTGGAGAACCGCTGCACGACCTGGGACAACCGCTCCTCGGTGCGCGGCGTGGCCGCGAACAGCCCCGGCGCGGTGTCCGGGGACGTCGTCGGCGGCGCGCTGAACGCCCCGGTGCAGGGCTGCGGCCTGAGCGGGACGGTCGCCGGCGCGCAGTCCGACGCCGCCGGGAACAGCTGCGACGACGTGCGCACCGCGGCGAGCGCGGTCGGCGCCACCTCGAACGACCCGGGCGCGGTGTCCGGGGACGTGGTTCAGGCCTCTGTCAACACCCCGATCCAGGTGTGCGGCGACGCGGTATCGGTCGGCAGCTTCAACACCGGCGCCGAGGACAACCACTGCGTGAACAGCTGA
- a CDS encoding ATP-binding SpoIIE family protein phosphatase, whose amino-acid sequence MASAFDLSGFSVTDMVVASGELRAVTAGAASMEEGSAAIVEWLRHAFTDPATGRPAFALARMFHTVTWDRLTPDLRSYVGTRDPAAAANDDGLPYLTLLATSGDHPHWSDRRNSRDHQAIPLSASDVVRRAPLALALLDRLLGLQPSPEPVPARPHGGESPAASARLRDRFDVFHVPEALGSPYVPTPEFVRDYQIRSAIALGAVLDSGGPDHPDLPGVRNTSLYTALLYSRVRIPAETATHFRTLAAAIRLALTPLLAVPLFAPSSPAAGHQVFGARNGNGSGTGLGNGVAGAPTGNGAPPAAGSAPAGNGAAGNGAAGNGHRPSVNLVPQQASAPPPSSSSVPAAAGDGNAAALAAEAELRASQRRLTQETRIVETLYMIGQSLHRELDTRKIAKLATDAATTAIDAEFGSCFYTLTSANGQAQTRFALAGTVPAERFENLPMPRPTSLVGAAFPGTAPIRSGDVTADPRYGQRAPFHGLPPGHPPVKSFLALPITTIGGTVLGSMYFGHSEPNRFTERDEQIVKGIAGQAASAMDNARLYRLERETAVELQNSLLPASPPQLAELEIAFTYLAGAQGTQVGGDWFDVIPLSGGRVALVIGDVMGRGIRAAAIMGQLRTAVRAYAVMDLPPGQIMHLLNRLVCTMPASAASSSVAVTTLSASGTYPVGTGALGPADDGVAEQIATCVYAVYDPAEEVLTWASAGHMPPALITPEGTAHLLEDDLGMPLGIEEAVFDEKVQTLAGGSRLLLYTDGLVECHDAPLTERLNRLSTELVRSDDGPLGSSGPLSSESVQRTCDRLLHAMLSGDEHDDVALLMVRTRPTRIRKAALDLDPDPMAARAARRFVTATLSEWDLDHLTDDVLSVVTELVTNATQHAATTSQLALRSHPGRLMVEVADCDGRIPRPAVTQHMDERHRGLLIVAQLSQRWGVRPTDRGKIVWAEMGESAGE is encoded by the coding sequence ATGGCGTCGGCGTTCGACCTCTCCGGTTTCTCGGTCACCGACATGGTCGTCGCCTCCGGCGAGCTCCGGGCCGTCACCGCCGGAGCCGCCTCCATGGAGGAGGGCTCGGCGGCGATCGTCGAGTGGCTGCGGCACGCCTTCACCGACCCGGCGACCGGCCGCCCGGCCTTCGCGCTGGCCCGGATGTTCCACACTGTCACCTGGGACCGGCTGACCCCGGACCTGCGCTCCTATGTCGGCACCCGGGATCCGGCGGCGGCCGCGAACGACGACGGCCTGCCGTATCTGACGCTGCTGGCCACCTCCGGGGACCATCCGCACTGGTCGGACCGCCGCAACAGCCGCGACCACCAGGCGATCCCGCTGTCCGCCTCGGACGTGGTGCGGCGCGCGCCGCTCGCGCTTGCGCTGCTGGACCGGCTGCTGGGCTTGCAGCCCTCGCCGGAGCCGGTGCCGGCGCGGCCGCACGGCGGCGAGTCGCCGGCCGCCTCGGCGCGGCTGCGGGACCGGTTCGACGTCTTCCACGTGCCCGAAGCCCTCGGCAGCCCGTATGTGCCGACCCCTGAGTTCGTCCGCGACTATCAGATCCGCTCGGCGATCGCGCTGGGCGCGGTGCTGGACTCCGGCGGGCCGGACCACCCGGACCTGCCCGGGGTGCGGAACACCTCGCTGTACACGGCGCTGCTGTATTCGCGCGTCCGCATCCCGGCCGAGACCGCGACGCACTTCCGGACGCTGGCCGCGGCGATCCGGCTGGCGCTGACCCCGCTGCTGGCCGTGCCCTTGTTCGCGCCCTCGTCCCCGGCGGCGGGGCACCAGGTGTTCGGCGCCCGCAACGGGAACGGCTCGGGGACCGGCCTCGGCAACGGCGTGGCCGGGGCGCCGACCGGGAACGGCGCGCCGCCGGCCGCCGGCTCCGCGCCCGCGGGGAACGGCGCGGCCGGCAACGGCGCCGCCGGGAACGGGCACCGGCCGTCGGTGAACCTGGTCCCGCAGCAGGCCTCGGCGCCGCCTCCGTCGTCCTCCTCGGTCCCGGCCGCCGCCGGCGACGGCAACGCTGCGGCGCTGGCCGCCGAAGCCGAGCTGCGCGCCTCGCAGCGGCGGCTGACGCAGGAGACCCGGATCGTCGAGACGCTCTACATGATCGGGCAGTCTCTGCACCGGGAGCTGGACACCCGCAAGATCGCCAAGCTCGCCACGGACGCCGCGACCACCGCGATCGACGCCGAGTTCGGGTCCTGCTTCTACACCCTGACCTCCGCCAACGGCCAGGCGCAGACCCGGTTCGCGCTGGCCGGGACGGTCCCGGCGGAGCGCTTCGAGAACCTGCCGATGCCGCGGCCGACCTCGCTGGTGGGCGCGGCGTTCCCCGGGACCGCGCCGATCCGCTCCGGCGACGTCACCGCCGACCCGCGCTACGGCCAGCGCGCGCCGTTCCACGGCCTGCCGCCGGGACACCCGCCGGTGAAGTCCTTCCTGGCGCTGCCGATCACCACGATCGGCGGCACGGTGCTGGGCTCGATGTACTTCGGCCACTCCGAACCGAACCGGTTCACCGAGCGCGACGAGCAGATCGTTAAGGGCATCGCCGGGCAGGCGGCCTCGGCGATGGACAACGCGCGGCTGTACCGGCTGGAGCGCGAGACCGCGGTGGAGCTGCAGAACTCGCTGCTGCCGGCGTCCCCGCCGCAGCTGGCGGAGCTGGAGATCGCCTTCACCTACCTGGCCGGCGCGCAGGGCACGCAGGTCGGCGGCGACTGGTTCGACGTGATCCCGCTGTCCGGCGGCCGGGTGGCGCTGGTCATCGGGGACGTGATGGGGCGCGGGATCCGGGCCGCGGCGATCATGGGGCAGCTGCGGACGGCGGTGCGCGCGTACGCGGTGATGGACCTGCCGCCGGGGCAGATCATGCATCTGCTGAACCGGCTGGTGTGCACCATGCCGGCCTCGGCGGCGAGCAGCTCGGTGGCGGTGACCACGCTGAGCGCCTCCGGGACGTACCCGGTCGGCACCGGGGCGCTGGGACCGGCCGACGACGGCGTCGCCGAGCAGATCGCGACGTGCGTGTACGCCGTCTACGACCCGGCGGAGGAGGTCCTGACCTGGGCCAGCGCCGGGCACATGCCGCCGGCGCTGATCACCCCGGAGGGCACGGCGCACCTGCTGGAGGACGACCTCGGGATGCCGCTGGGCATCGAGGAGGCGGTGTTCGACGAGAAGGTGCAGACCCTGGCCGGCGGCAGCAGGCTGCTGCTGTACACCGACGGCCTGGTGGAGTGCCACGACGCGCCGCTGACCGAGCGGCTGAACCGGCTCTCCACGGAGCTGGTCCGCTCCGACGACGGACCGCTGGGTTCCTCCGGACCGCTGAGCTCGGAGAGCGTGCAGCGCACCTGCGACCGCCTGCTGCACGCGATGCTCTCCGGCGACGAGCACGACGACGTGGCGCTGCTGATGGTGCGGACCCGCCCGACCCGCATCCGCAAGGCGGCGCTGGACCTGGACCCGGACCCGATGGCGGCGCGCGCCGCGCGGCGGTTCGTCACCGCGACGCTGAGCGAGTGGGACCTGGACCACCTGACCGACGACGTGCTCTCGGTGGTCACCGAGCTGGTCACCAACGCCACCCAGCACGCCGCGACGACCAGCCAGCTGGCGCTGCGCTCGCATCCGGGGCGGCTGATGGTCGAGGTCGCCGACTGCGACGGCCGCATCCCGCGCCCGGCGGTGACGCAGCACATGGACGAGCGGCATCGCGGCCTGCTGATAGTCGCGCAGCTGTCGCAGCGGTGGGGCGTGCGGCCGACGGACCGCGGGAAGATCGTGTGGGCCGAGATGGGCGAGTCCGCTGGGGAGTAG
- a CDS encoding CRISPR-associated endonuclease Cas3'', translating into MTSATAAAEVPTAAEEAEEAAEVAAEAAEVAAEEVAAAEEVAAAAAKVPVAVAVSVTSAMPALSVTSVFEDFVRVATGHQPSAAQMRLAADGLPEVVEIAAGTAGEERVETAVLPWLHRRMVSAPEATPRRLVYVVPMHGPVEEVFARIGEWLARLGLAEDVGLHLVAGAAPGSGWQRRPEESAILVGTPDLLLSKALMRGFGDSAQNAPVSFGLLNNGVQWVFEDARRLGPGLATSVELQRLRDLLGTAAPARSTWLSDAPHLLETAGATVPRLDRDALRTLFDTTVEPSGVGVARLVCDQADWTVQIARRNWESTPSEEEPRLRGDELRRVPLADVRQMLGAGMWFWIRDRLDGAWRHAVAEDLTPGVTLVRHDPEAGPAQDAAPWAFACTAWVSLDQHLMETEEEARDLLDSLPGLLADQQEAVRLAARYHDLGKCHDVFQEMLRGGGGDPPDYLLAKSKAPFSTGQRRRAYFRHELVSALILMEGGHPWLTTYLVAAHHGHVRVSVRPGRDEAPLILGVLDGDQIPPIELSTGERFPAQRLQTTDIEPGGGWTERVLALVDREDLGPFRLAYLETLVRVSDWRSSARHDGPVEALAPALPATPAALSPEAASSPSAAALPR; encoded by the coding sequence GTGACATCGGCGACAGCGGCGGCGGAGGTGCCGACGGCGGCGGAGGAGGCGGAGGAGGCGGCGGAGGTGGCGGCGGAGGCGGCGGAGGTGGCGGCGGAGGAGGTGGCGGCGGCGGAGGAGGTGGCGGCCGCGGCGGCGAAGGTGCCAGTGGCGGTGGCGGTATCGGTGACATCGGCGATGCCGGCGCTTTCGGTGACATCGGTGTTCGAGGATTTCGTGCGTGTCGCCACCGGTCACCAGCCGTCTGCTGCTCAGATGAGGCTCGCTGCGGATGGGTTGCCGGAGGTCGTCGAGATCGCCGCGGGCACTGCCGGCGAGGAGCGGGTCGAGACCGCCGTGTTGCCGTGGCTCCATCGGCGGATGGTCTCGGCGCCGGAAGCCACGCCGAGGCGGCTGGTCTACGTCGTGCCGATGCATGGTCCCGTCGAGGAGGTGTTCGCGCGGATCGGTGAGTGGCTGGCGCGGCTTGGGCTCGCCGAGGACGTCGGTCTGCATCTGGTCGCTGGCGCGGCTCCGGGCAGCGGGTGGCAGCGTCGGCCGGAGGAGTCCGCGATTCTGGTCGGGACGCCGGACCTGTTGCTGAGCAAGGCGCTCATGCGCGGGTTCGGCGACTCGGCGCAGAACGCTCCGGTGTCGTTCGGGCTGCTGAACAACGGTGTGCAGTGGGTCTTCGAGGACGCGCGGCGGCTCGGTCCCGGGTTGGCGACGAGCGTCGAGCTGCAACGGCTGCGTGATCTGCTGGGGACGGCGGCGCCTGCTCGCAGCACCTGGTTGTCCGATGCCCCGCATCTGCTTGAGACGGCCGGCGCGACTGTCCCGAGGTTGGATCGGGACGCTCTGCGCACGCTGTTCGACACCACCGTCGAGCCGAGCGGTGTCGGCGTTGCGCGCCTGGTCTGCGACCAGGCCGACTGGACCGTGCAGATCGCGCGGCGCAACTGGGAGTCCACGCCGTCCGAGGAGGAGCCCCGTCTACGCGGGGACGAGCTCCGCCGTGTGCCGCTCGCCGACGTGCGGCAGATGCTCGGCGCGGGGATGTGGTTCTGGATCCGGGACCGGCTGGACGGTGCGTGGCGGCACGCGGTCGCCGAGGACCTCACGCCCGGCGTCACACTGGTGCGGCACGACCCCGAGGCCGGACCGGCGCAGGACGCCGCGCCGTGGGCGTTCGCCTGCACCGCGTGGGTCAGTCTCGACCAGCACCTGATGGAGACCGAGGAGGAGGCGCGCGACCTCCTGGACTCGCTGCCCGGACTGCTGGCGGACCAGCAGGAGGCTGTCAGGCTGGCGGCGCGCTATCACGATCTCGGCAAGTGCCACGACGTATTCCAGGAGATGTTGCGAGGTGGTGGCGGCGATCCGCCCGACTACCTGCTGGCCAAGTCGAAGGCGCCATTCAGCACCGGTCAGAGGAGAAGGGCGTACTTCCGGCATGAACTCGTCAGCGCGCTGATCTTGATGGAGGGCGGCCATCCCTGGCTGACGACCTACCTCGTCGCCGCGCACCACGGGCACGTGCGCGTCTCGGTGCGGCCGGGGCGGGACGAGGCACCGCTCATCCTGGGTGTCCTCGACGGGGATCAGATTCCGCCGATCGAGTTGTCGACCGGTGAGCGCTTCCCCGCGCAGCGCCTTCAGACCACGGACATCGAGCCTGGCGGAGGGTGGACGGAGCGAGTGCTGGCGCTGGTGGACCGCGAAGATCTCGGACCCTTCAGGCTCGCCTACCTCGAGACGCTGGTCCGCGTATCCGACTGGCGGTCCAGCGCGCGCCATGACGGTCCGGTCGAAGCGCTCGCGCCCGCGCTGCCCGCGACCCCGGCCGCGCTCAGTCCCGAGGCTGCTTCTTCTCCGTCGGCAGCGGCGCTCCCCCGCTGA